From the Halalkalicoccus sp. CGA53 genome, one window contains:
- a CDS encoding DUF309 domain-containing protein encodes MDEHTRDPSVGPPVGNPTGWRADGEWEHATLRRATVHGVRLFNAGEYHESHDCFEDEWYNYGAGTTESKFLHGMVQVAAGAYKHVDFEDDDGMRSLFETALQYLHGVPRDFYGVDLLDVRTRLTNALTDPTLIDGWQIALDGRYPDAREEDFLYAESLD; translated from the coding sequence ATGGACGAGCACACGCGTGATCCCTCGGTCGGACCCCCCGTGGGAAACCCGACGGGCTGGCGGGCAGACGGCGAGTGGGAGCACGCGACGCTCCGCCGGGCGACCGTGCACGGCGTGCGGCTGTTCAACGCCGGCGAGTACCACGAGTCACACGACTGCTTCGAGGACGAGTGGTACAACTACGGGGCGGGGACGACCGAATCGAAGTTCCTCCACGGGATGGTACAGGTCGCCGCAGGAGCGTACAAACACGTCGACTTCGAGGACGACGACGGGATGCGCTCGCTGTTCGAGACCGCACTCCAGTACCTCCACGGCGTTCCACGCGACTTCTACGGCGTCGACCTCCTCGACGTGCGGACGAGGCTCACGAACGCGCTCACCGATCCGACCCTGATCGACGGGTGGCAGATCGCCCTCGACGGTCGATACCCCGACGCGCGCGAGGAGGACTTCCTGTACGCGGAGTCACTCGACTGA